TCAATCATTTGTAAAAGCTTTCATTCAAAGAAGAACTAAAGTAAATATaattacatttgattttaagATTAACCGGTGCAGTTATTTTCATTAGAGTCCAGAGACAGGAGGAATAAAACAGGAGCTTTGAGACGAATGTTGAAATCTCCCACTCGTGAAGGAGCAGGCCCCGTTCACCGGGCCCACAGAGCAGATCACATTATTCTTTTTGGCCGAGAATAAAGTAAGAAGTTGTAATAGTAACAGATCTGCGCTGACAGTGTGTCTGAGGTCCTGGTGCAGGAGGAAAGCTTCGAGCAGCAGGAAACGAGAGCAGGAGCCGCTCAGCTCGGggtctgtaaaaacatctgtgaaGAGCACAATCAACTTTTATCAGATTCAACTTCTGCCCTCATCAGTAATTtggaagcatttttttttataataacagGACACAGGAACTGGATTGAATTACGCTGCCACCATATGTGATCAGAGGAAGTAGTTTTAGATTGAAAAAATTAATTGGAGGAACTGCTGtagacattaaacacacaggaCTCACGACCTGGTATATGAGGGAATATCTTAGGTCAcagtctgatgatgatgatgatgacaaacacacatctggagCTGCAGTGTAAATGCACCTGTTTTATTCACACTGCACCAGGATGGCACCTAGGCTGTTGAGAAGCTCATGAGAAACAACATAAgaccactaggtggcagcatCCGGCCACTAAGAGCTTAGGAAGCTTCTATTTTAAGGtcaagtgttgctttaataaagTATCTGAACTAATAACCTGCCATTGTTGTGTGCGGACATGAAAAAAATGGTGCTACACATgcaacattaatataaaaagcattttattcaACATGAAAAACTGTACATATTGCATTTAAAGATCTTTTAAAAAAGTTCCTATGTACCGTATAAAGTTTGCATGGAGACGGTTGTAACAGATGTTTTAGGCTCAGGGCTTCAAACCTTCATCCAAATATTTgagtgttttaaaaaggtgcaaCAGTTTATAAAAAGGCAGACGCCagttatataaaaataacaggATTTTAGTGTTAATTGTATAAAGCATCATCTCACACTGTAACTCTCAATGTAAACTAGAACATGATTTGGCAACAGAGACGGTGCTGAGATTAAATCTCAAACCTTTcactcaaatgtttaaaaagctgaaacagTGTAAATACACTGGAATTAATCTGAAAACATGTCTCTCCACATAATTTCAGTTTCTGTCCGTTGATTTCCTGCCAGATTCCGAAGCTGAGGTTTTGTGTTGTCTTCTGCATTTGCCCTTTTCGAAAATGCTTTCCTCACAGTTCCTCGTGtgtctttccctcctcctcctttccgtCATtcgcttcttcctcctcttcggCGCTGTCGCTCTCCGCCTCCTCTGTCCCTCGTTTTTTCCCCACGTCTCCTTTCCACATCTCGCTTAGAcattctgagagagagagagagagagagagagagagagagagagagagagagagagagagagagaacaatgtggtgaggaagaggaggaggaggtttcaGCAAATTCAAGTCACTTTTTGTCCAAAAGTACCCGGAACTTTTAGTCCAGGGAACTAAATGGTTCCTTCAAACCATTGTTCACCTGATTTTTGTCCACGGCCTAAATACCACGTCAGTTTAGGCAAATTATCCTGCTTACATCTGAACAACAAACAGCTGCAACTTCTATTTCTTCACTGTTTTGATGGTTCATATTAAGTTCACTCAACTTGCAGAATatcttttaataaactttatcatTACAGACCTCTGTTTCCAATTCCCTCTAATTCCCAATGACTAATCAGAGACGTGTTGATTCCTTAGACTTGAAATTACTTCAAAGTTTAAAACATAAGTTCTTGTAGCTTACGAGTTTCCAAGCTGAAGTGACCACAAAACAATCAACAAGCTGgacccactctctctctctgtgtctcctacCCTGCTCTGATGTCTTGAGGACGTGGGTCTCACAGAGGAAGTTCTCCAGTCTCTGGTCCTGATGGTGGAAGTACCAGTCCTCCACCACGTCCTCAAACTGCTCCAGCATCCTCTCACACTGCACGACACGCAACACACACGTTCCCCCGTATCAGTATACACTGTATTTCTATTTCTCACCCGTCCACCTGACAACAGGACAAACACAACTCGACCTGTTTCTTCATGTCGGACACCTCCACCGACGGCTCGTCCCACAGCTCGAACGGCAGACCCAGCTCCACCTTAACTCCTTTCTGGACCAGGTTCTTCAGAGTCGTCATGGTCTGACTGGCACCCTGCAGTCAGTTTGtgacacaaattaaaattagaTATTTACAactgatgaaaaaaacattgaatctATTAAAAAgcaaatttgttttcttttcctgtgcCCTCATTTGGTTTTATTCCAACAAGGGAACCTTTAGAACTCCAGAGGAACTTCACCTTGGCGTATCGGAGGCTGCCGGGCCGCTCTGCGTGAACGCTGTACTGCAGGATGCGCTCGCATATGTCGTCGACCGCCTCAGTCAGACGAGTCTCCCTGAAATCCAAACACAGGTTTTAATGGTGGTTGGTcgctctcacacaaacacacactctacaGGACCACCGGCTGGTTTCACTCCCTGATGCTGTTCTCATGATAGAAGAAACAGTATTAGGGAccaaataacacaataaaagtaataataactCATTGTAATGATAACTATAAACTGTATAATAACTTTACAGTATTATAAACAATTATAACtgtatttgtaaagcacctttcatGCTAGAAAtacagctcaaagtgctttacatgcAATATTGatagataaaaacatgtttagaaTATAAATCATGTTAGAATGTAATTAATacaagagaacagattttaagtaacgtaaaaacatattgaatttgcatttaaaagaaGAAGTGGAAGAAAAACCTGGAACTCACGACGTGTTGTATttaatcttcctcctcctcctccctgtgccCAGCACCTCTCCCAGCTCCAGCACCTCCTTGGATCGGCTTGATTTCTGCAGAGCATCCTGCAGCTCCACCGTCAGAAActtacacactgacacacacacaaacaacacaaaaacaacacaacttgTTTAAAACTTTACAGGCAGATTTCAGGACACCTCCATCTGTAAACAGTTAGCATCACAGCAGCtagcttcttcctcctcctcttcctcctcctcctcctcctcctctttaccTTCGCATTTGTTCGGCAGCCTGTCGTCGTCGCTCGCTGTGACGAAGCCGCAGACACAAAGTAAAGTCACAATAAAAAGTTTCATGGCGGCGGTTTGTTGTAGAAACGCTCGAGTGAAGTGGAAGTTTAACTCTGCAGCGGCCACATCGACATGCCTCACTGCGCATGCGCAAACGAAGCCAGCTGTTCGGATCCCAGGAGAGAAAGTCGAGCGAAGGCAAGTCGAACTCAGAAGTCTCTcaaaaggtaaataaatatcTCCcataatttaatgtttttactttctaCGAGTCTTAAAACCATCTTTAATTTATCTGGACTATTGTTTAGAATAGTTTTTCAGACATGTTCAAATATTATTCGTAAAAagattattattagtagtatgTACTGTagattgtttttatattgtataatCTATATAAATGTATTCAATACGACAAAACAGATTCAACgaaatgttttaatatgttcatatgttatatttattatgaaaacatttgtccAACTCTGTCACCTcacaggagaaagaagaagtcTGTAAAACTGTATACTTGTATGTATTGAACATCTATGAAAATGGCCATTGAAGAATCCAAACCGATGAACAACAAGGGTGTGGAAATGAAGTTTCATCACCGCTGAGGAgcagcagacttcaataacttcacaaagcatcgAACTAcagcaggttcatcacttttttgtttCCACCAGAAACATTTCCAATGTCGTTCTCAGTATTTGCATGTGTCTTCatattgatgaagttgtttttaatttacagtgCGTTGATAGCATCAACACCGACCTTGTCAGGGCCAGTGAACCTGGGGACCAACAGTCCAGCCCTAATGAGGCAGAACCTCAtctctgaggtcctggttaaggtcaCTGGTAAGATGTGAAGGGTTATGTATAAATAAGtcatggttaaagttaggttGGGGTTAAAACCCAGCACTCTGAATGAGGGGCACAGGCATGCAGCgactgtgaatgtaaaaaaacacaaagtcccTCATTAAAACTGGTTAAAATATCATCATAGAAGGACTAAATAAAGAAGTACAATAAAACAAGAGAAGGTTTAAAAGTCCACAGACTCAGTGGGGCAGCAAGAGTTTTAGTTTCTCCTGGTTCAAATTTTAAGTTAAAATTTCTCACAACCTCCAAGGCCTCTTCCCGGAGCTGTTGAATTATAAATGATGAGGCCTGTTAATGTAACAATttcaattataataataaataagagcAATACTAAATGATAACATAAAACCCTTAATACGAGagccacatatatatataagtggatcattgttttattaatgaacCAATTGTAATgttatcaacacaaacacactttctgGTTCAGCTGTTTCAGGAGGACCGTGCAACCCACAGAATGGGGAATAATTAGCCTGATCTTTGGCAGTGAAGCGGTTAAAATAGACGCCGCTCGCCTCCTGGTTTCTCGGGTGTCAGGGGCAACAAAGTCGACAGCAACAGACACACcaggagtctgtgtgtgtgcgggggagaagaaaggagggaagaggagaagagaggagggaagaggagaagagaggagggaagaggagaagagataagggaggaaatgaggagagaggagtcaCAGAGGCCACATTAAcacgaggagagaggagaatgtGCACGTCCACCaaccagaggagaagaggacacaacaacacactcctGGAAAACCCATTAGGTGATGTTCTCCAGTAGCAGAGCGGTGTGCACACAAGCAGGTGTCAGAGGATTCAGTGTCTGAAACTGAAGAGTAAGTGCACtaagtgttgtgttttagtgcTGGGAGGGTTTCCACGGCTTCGGATGAGGGTTAAGTCACGTGGGGTCTGTCTATTGTCTGTGTGGAGGGAGGTAGAGTTACACAGCGGCAGTGTCACCCTGTCCtgcacagggacacacacacacacacactaacacacacacagagtcataaGAGCTGGGGTCAGGGAACTTCCAGCAGCGCTCACATCAAGCTTCACTTTTCTCCAGCAGCATCACAGAGCTGTTGTTATGaatgtactttttatttaattgcatTTCATCgattgattttttcttttttaatatccAGTTCCTGAACACAGAGATTAAATGAGTGCCTGGTGGAAATGAATCGACCGCTCCTGACCGattcagaggaaagaagaagaagaagagggaggaggagacgttgCTGTGGACGCAGACAGCCGGTTCCTGACAGCTGACTCGGAGCCAGAGAACAGCGGGAGGACATGAGTGGACACATGATGACGTCttctcacaaacacagcatGTACAGTTTTGTCTAAAGAACAAATCGTAGGATTTCCTCAATGACCCGAGGAGGATATGAACCTGGATCTATTCACCCGGGGATCAAGGAATAGTCTCGTCTCAGGAAGAGCAAGCGGATAATTTGACTTAAAGGTGAAACACTCGACCTGCACTTAGAGAAATGGTTTATAACTGTTTAACTATCAAGATCTAATTCATGTAATTATTACTTATATTTGTATTAACTCTTGGGGCTGGAAATGATAAAATGATAATGattacaaatgtaaacaaaagatTAATCTTGACACCAGCCGAGGACTGGATTACTTTTACTGATTAACTGATGATAgcacatttaacacacacacacgaacacacacactaacacacacacacactcaaccatcTCTGTATCAAGTGTCTAGTGTCTAATCTTCAGATAAGCAATCGTTGCAAACCATGTAGtaaaacttttattattttatatcatttaagAAACATACAAAGTTCATTCTTCACTTACAAAAAACTGTCTGACTTGTTTCAGTTTCTATTTATCCAATTTAACTTGTAGTCACATGGAAAAAAAGGTCAAGTTTCTTCTCTTCTTGCACAAACAGCGAAGCCGGCTTTCATTCACTACGTCTGTTTTAATCAGATCTTGCTGCTTCAAGTATTGAATTTAAGTGTTAACTCGTTCAAAagcataaattaaaaaaacatctcttgTGGATGATTAGAAGATGGAAATTCTGATCTTTTAAATTACTTGATAATTGATGTTTGACTAAACTGCGAGTTGTATTTTAATCTCACGTTAATATTGAGACACAGTCCGTGGTACATGATACTGTATATCTGCTTTAATATGACATGTGGTACAtgtacttaagtaaaatgttgaGATACTTGAGCAttatacttttactccactttatttatttgataagTTTAGTGACTAGAGATACTTTGCAGATTGAGAATAATGatacaaaacatatttattcataagaTGATACAGAATAACATCAGACTTTATTGGTTCACATGCACAGGAATCAATTCACAACTACCCAGCTGTATGTGAAGTCATTTAAAGTAGCTGCAACATTATTGTCATAGCAATGCATCAATTaatcagtttaattaaaactgCACAGAAGCTGCAGTAATTCTGCATTGTGATGATGCAACTTTTACCAAATTAAAAGATGTGAAGACTTCTACCACCACATGACACGATGCTCTGATACTGTCAGTCATTAATTTCTTATGCACTGATAAATAATGCATTTGAAATCTATGTTTACGTTCGATGTTTTCCTgccgcttgtgtgtgtgcgtctgtatAAATGTGATATAAGACAAACGTCTCTGTTGAGCGATGACGCCGATCTGTTCGGTATCTGCAAACCCGAGCACCTGCAGGgtctcatctgtgtgtgtgaggccccGAGCTGACCccgctgtgacacacacacacacacacacacacacacacacacacacacacacacacacacacacacacacacacacagttcatatCACTGATGACTAAACCTTACTGCTGTCCTCACCCTATCCCCTCTActtaacacacatacactcgtATAgtcacacgtacacaaacactcCCTGTAGGacctcctgcttcctctgaAATACACAACCCAGATAAACTATGTAAACGCAGATATTCATTGTTGGATTTTGATAGAGTTGTGTAGAAGTGGCTGAAAATTCTACTTTATTGACTGTAGGAGGAAATATCTGTCATGTTCCACTGAAGTGTTTTAACAGAATAAGaaaatcctttattagtcccactatgGGGGTAATGTGTTACAACAGCAAAGTAATAATAcacagtaaaagtaataaataagtaaagatacaatataaacacaaggaaacatttAACATAAAGTGTAACAACATTGCACATATATGATATTGAAATTGCATGGATAGAAAATGATTATTGCACAAATTAGATTAAATTAATTGTAAAGCTGAGTGACTTGTAttcacaaatataaatattaggTATAAGGCTTCTCTGTTcctgttcattttaatttaatacatttattttgtgttattttttaaacgAGTTTAAGTAATAAAGATAAACTTTGTGCTGCAGCATCTTTGCACTTTATGGATTTGTATACAAAAATACAAGTTTCAGGTTTATTCCTTGAACGTGTACTTTAGTCTCTAGTAATAACCTGTGTACCTGTTGAATTACAAGAGACCTCTTTAAGCCTTCAAATACATGTAGTCAATatcttttaaaacataaaacaactgGACAATTTAATGAATCAAATCATAAGCAACCAAAATACTCAGTGTTTTTATAGACTTCTTAAAAGTTTGCTAAACGTTCTGTCGGTGTAACATGACTCTACCAGTGGAGGTTTAGTAGCTCGGCTCGCTCACATTTGACCCCTGCagttatttgtcattttttcccATAAACCTGtcacatttccatttatttctttCCTCAGGCCTCCTCCGCTCGACGAGAATGCCCGAACGAGTGAGTGACTTCCAGGGTCAGAGCTTTCACAAGCTGAGGCGGGACTGCCTGCGTCGGGGTGCGCTCTTTAAAGACCCCCTCTTCCCCGCCACTGCCCAGTCGCTGTTCTACAAACGGGAGCCCCCGCCGGGTCTGACCTGGAAGAGGCCGAGGGTGAGTCGGTGTGAGGTGGGGGGACAAACGGGAGGATGGGGGATAAAAGGATGGGGGACACgcattaaatacaaaattcCTGTCGCAGCAGTTCAGGCCTCTACTACAGAGTTATTTTAAACATCTAAATCCAGTGTCTCGCTCAGCATGTTACATTTCCATCAGATTAGTTTAATTAAAGCACCTTCTATTATAGGACAGGCGTCAGGGAGTGAAACCTTAGCACTGCAGGAGCAAGTGGAGCAGGCTGCTGACGGACCtctatattgtgtgtgtgtgtgtgtgtgtgtgtgtgtgtgtgtgtgtgtgtgtgtgtgtgtgtgtgtgtgtgtgtgtgtgtgtgtgtgtgtgtgtgtgtgtgtgtgtgtacaattgACTTGTGCAACAGCAACAGATATTTTAGCACAGATGTTTTTAGCACAGTGTTTAGATGGGCGTGGCTGTGTATAAGTATAAGTGTTCATTGTTGCTACACGAAACCAAGTGGCCTTTAATGGTGTCATATACTGGAATAAACACAGTGGAATGAGAAGATAAAACCCAAGGTCAAATTATTTATTGTCCAGAGCAGATAAACAGGCGACATGTTGTTTACGAAGAAACGAAGCGTTTCATAGAACAGTTTAAAATTTTCTGAGGAAATGCAGAAAAAGATTCGTAAAGGACTAAagataaacatttattatgatcaCGAGATATAGAGatacacattttacaaatttcAAAATCGTCACTTATgctcatttctttaaaataaaaaatgtcaagtcgtttccacttcctcccactagcCAGGATTTacgctgcagccagccaccagggggcgatcaaatacgttttggctttacttttaaGGGTCTCTGGTTCTCCCCAGCTGTGACCAGACTTTTCATGGACTTGAGgctctttgttttgttactgGTTTGgacttttatttctgttttatcgactccaaactttatttatagctGTGTATGACAATAGCTCCtggtaaataaatcaattaatgcGAAGTcgagacacacacatgaggcAGAAACATTGATGGATGGATTAACTAAAAAAGTAGTTAATTTAGTTAATTGATAATTAGGTAATTGtctatttatatttagaaatgtcTGTGATCATTAATTGGTGGAAGAGAAAGGGTTAATGGTCTTGTGTTCCTAATGCTCCACTCAGGTATTTACCAGCATTTATCAGAGGGAGTTGGATGATAGTGTGACGTCTGTTGCCtccatcacaacaaacacacacacacacacacacacacacacacacacacacacacacacacacacacacacacacacacacacacacacacacacacacacacaacattaaacTCACACCAAACTCCGTCCAGTTCGCAATCTAGGTGGCCCCATCTGCTCATCTCCACTTAACATGAACTTAATATCATCTAAGAGCTGGATTAGAGTTACAGTGAAAGAGGTTATGACCACCAGGAgtgtatcgtgtgtgtgtgtgtgtgtgtgtgtatcatgtgtgtgtgtgtatcatgtgtgtgtgtgtgtgtgtgtgtgtgtgtgtgtgtgtgtgtgtgtgtgtgtgtgtgtgtgtgtgtgtgtgtgtgcggcagCAGTTCTGCGGTTACCTGACTCTGTCCAAACTGAGATCAACAGGTCTCCACTGACAGGATCTGTCTCCTCAGCAGAGCTCTGACACTGAATCAGCTCCCAGGCCTCATAAAACACTGAGACACCGCTAACTGCTGCACTCATTAACCACACGGCTCATTCCACTGGAGCTGCTAGAGCTGCTACGTGATCAATATATTTCATATTGACAGTTGATCAAATGGATGATTTACCCGAGGAACCACTCAGGAAGACTTGAAAtgtcactgtgttgtgtgttgtgtaaccACATATtgatgtttctctctttcttttcatcccaACCCAGGAAATATGTAAGGACCCTCGTCTGTTTGTCGATGGCATCAGCACTCGGGACCTGCACCAAGGCAGTCTGGGTAACTGCTGGATGGTGGCTGCTATTTCCTGCCTGGCGTCTGAGCCATCTCTGTGGAAAAAGGTTGAGTATTagtcttcttttcctcctttcctcccttgTCACTTGTTATCCTCTTTTTAAACCTTCACGTCTTCCCTCATCTCCCAGGTCATCCCTGACCACGTGGAGCAGGAGTGGAACCCCAAACGTACCGACTTGTACGCAGGAATCTTCCATTTCCGGTTCTGGCGCCTCGGCCGTTGGATGGACGTCGTCGTGGACGACCGCCTGCCGGTCAGCGGGGACGGGGTGCTGCTCTTCTGCCGCTCGGCTACACCACGAGAGTTTTGGAGCGCCCTGTTGGAGAAGGCCTACGCCAAGTGAGTGGCGAAACATTGACACTGTCGTTTAACATCGGAGAAACTGCCAAGCAACAATTCAAATAACTGTCAAAATAAGTGCGAACATGATTTTGCTAGTCTACTTCTTGGTGTTGAAGTCAAACCCCTTTGGAGGGAAGAGGCCAAGACTTAATGGGTCACTGTGCCGTCGTAGGCTCAACAGCTGCTATGAGGCCCTGGAGGGAGGAAACACTGCCGAGGCCCTGATCGACTTCACCGGGGGCGTTTCAGAGCCCCTCGGTCTGGATCGCGAGGCCCTCGGCCTGGGCAGCGACCACAGGAGGACGTTCTTCCAGACGTTAGCCAAGGCCCACGAACGCAAAGCCCTCATCACCTGCTCCATACGGGTAGGGCCTTCTGTCCTGAGAATGAACGACTTTATAGAAAGTGGATGATGGGCTGAAATGTGTCACATCTCTCAGCCAGCAGAGGGGGAGACGGTGGAGTCGGTGTTGGACTGCGGCCTGGTGCGAGGACACGCTTACGGGATCACAGCGGTGAAGAAGGTGAGGCTGGGGGAGAGGCAGCTGAAGACGGGCGGGGCCTCCAGACTCTTCATGGTGCGTATGAGGAACCCGTGGGGGACCACAGACTGGACGGGTGCCTGGAGTCAGAGGTGAGGGCACAGTGAACCCCACAGGCACCTCATCTCCCACATGTTAGGCTGCTGGCTACATTACACGTTTTGCAGGAGCTCTGGGAATTAAATCTCTCCCGGCATTTAACAGTGTCAGacatttttaataacattttacaacGCCACTGAAACCTCTTTGGacaatttgtgacattttacaaTAGCTATGGAAACGTTTTACAAGGGGACATCTGCCGTTTTCATTATGAAGCTCTGAGAAACTCTTGAAATGGCCAAAAACGGAGCCATAAAGCTTTTCAGAAGTTGGAACACAGCTTGTATTTTTCATATGTCATTTCCATTGTGTTTGTCCAGCTGCCTTTGACTTTACTGGTGTCGCACGCCCCCTGCAGGTCACAGCAGTGGCAGCAGATGAGTCgcgcagagagggagaagatggGCCTCGTAGTTCGTGACGTTGGGGAGTTCTGGTACTTTGGTTTTTACTATTTCTTCAAATTTATTTGCGTTTATCGTATATATTTTTGATTCAACTTTCCTCTCGCTCAGGATGGATTTCCAGGATTTCTGTCACTACTTCACAGACGTGGTCGTGTGCCGGCTGGTGGAGAGAGCTCTGCTGTGGCCGAGCTCTCATTGGAGAGAGGTCCGCTGCTACGGGGAGTGGGCCCCGGCTCCCAACACCCCCGGGTCACCTCCGTCCGCCGTCTCCCACAGCAGCTACGAGTTGACCCCTGGGAAGAACAACATGAAACCCGGAGGGCCCGAGCAGCGCGGGAACCGGAAGGAGGCCCGGCTCGGGGAGAGTCAGCAggggggacggagaggaggaaggcGGGATAGGGCTGCTAAAAAAGTGATGGAGGACGAGGATGGTGGAGAGGGGGATGGAGGATGGACGGCACAAGTGGACAAAAGGAGTCGGTGTGGAGGGTGCATCAACCACAGAGAGACGTTCCTGCACAATCCACAGGTAACAGTGGAAGTGTTTGAATCAGAGCAGAAAACATACGAGATGAACGTGGCTTTTTCTTCCTCGACAGTTTATGTTTGAGGTCGGAGCCAAAGGGGAGGAGGTGCTGAtctgtctgcagcaggaggacaGGAGGGTACGCAGgaaagacggaggaggagacaaCCTGCCGATCGGCTTTGAGGTCTTGAAGGTGAGCGATGGCTCGTGGACCCAAAATATCGACATTTACGCGCTTTCTCAAAGTCTGCGAAACGTGTCGTCCCCAGGTGGAGGTGAACCGCTGCAGCCGGGTGCAGTGTGTGGTGGAGCAGGCGGCCAGCTCCGTCTACATGGACTCCCGCAGCGTAACGCTGAGGGCGACGCTGGCTACAGGCCGCTACGTCGTGCTGCCCACCACCTTCCTGCCGGGCGCAACCGGACGCTTCCTGCTACGACTCTTCTCCCATTCCCACGTCagtctcaggtgtgtgtgtgtgtgtgttttcccaatggactgtatataaaagtgaagccaaaacatcttgatcaccccctagtGGCCAGCTGCAGTATACACCCTGCCATGATTTTTTTAGACTGCTGTTGATTAGCATTGatctcccacaatgcaattcacacaaaacatgaaaaactaaggagcagctttaaaaatgaaagCATGGAAAATGTATATCAAcagctgaaaaaaacaatatgacaaTAATAGCATAAACactataaaacaaaatatgtaGTGAGGGTTCGGGTTAATCTATAAGATCCACGCACACCAGCGTTCCTACTGTGAGAAATGCAAATGACTTCCTGTGGTTTAGAGGATTTTATACGACACGTCTGAAGTAACTAAATGTAAAATGCCATCAAATTACTTCACTGGGATGTTATATTAATTTTCATAGATACAGGACCATGTACTCTTATGTAGTTAAATGATATAGTTTATTGCAATAGTACTTATGTAGATTTGATATGTAACATTCTTACAATCCTTGTGTACCACtacatttttttacatgtagaaaaaagagaaaaatagatAAGGAAGAGTCCACACATGGACAAATGTAatcagtttatatttatatcaacacattcttcttcttcttctatgttCGGTTTAATGACGGGTGGCCACCGACGTCAAGGTGCATGACCGCCCAAAACCTTGAAAGAACACATTGTCGATCGTTTCTTTTACTTGTTGCCAGATGTTCCTCTTCAACCCGTTTTCTTCATGCAGGGAATTGAAGGAGGATTTTCCGCCTCCCTCTCTGTTCCAGTGTTTCCTTCCTCAACCCACAGTGGTGACCAGCGTCCATCTCCGCAGGGCGTCCGGACTCAGTCCTCCGAAAGAGACAGGTGGCTCAGCACATCTCCTGTAAACAGTTTATCTCAAGAACGCCgtcgagagaatcctttcagatttgacGTGAATGTTCCCTTAGACTCACTCacttaaaggtcaaaggtcaaggtcacagtggcctcacacCATTTTATATTGTCTACGCCCCTCAGCTCCAGATGTTTATGCCGTGGTGAGATGTGAGAACGACGTCA
The genomic region above belongs to Hippoglossus hippoglossus isolate fHipHip1 chromosome 18, fHipHip1.pri, whole genome shotgun sequence and contains:
- the cnpy4 gene encoding protein canopy 4, whose translation is MKLFIVTLLCVCGFVTASDDDRLPNKCEVCKFLTVELQDALQKSSRSKEVLELGEVLGTGRRRRKIKYNTSETRLTEAVDDICERILQYSVHAERPGSLRYAKGASQTMTTLKNLVQKGVKVELGLPFELWDEPSVEVSDMKKQCERMLEQFEDVVEDWYFHHQDQRLENFLCETHVLKTSEQECLSEMWKGDVGKKRGTEEAESDSAEEEEEANDGKEEEGKTHEEL
- the LOC117752052 gene encoding calpain-5-like isoform X1 is translated as MPERVSDFQGQSFHKLRRDCLRRGALFKDPLFPATAQSLFYKREPPPGLTWKRPREICKDPRLFVDGISTRDLHQGSLGNCWMVAAISCLASEPSLWKKVIPDHVEQEWNPKRTDLYAGIFHFRFWRLGRWMDVVVDDRLPVSGDGVLLFCRSATPREFWSALLEKAYAKLNSCYEALEGGNTAEALIDFTGGVSEPLGLDREALGLGSDHRRTFFQTLAKAHERKALITCSIRPAEGETVESVLDCGLVRGHAYGITAVKKVRLGERQLKTGGASRLFMVRMRNPWGTTDWTGAWSQRSQQWQQMSRAEREKMGLVVRDVGEFWMDFQDFCHYFTDVVVCRLVERALLWPSSHWREVRCYGEWAPAPNTPGSPPSAVSHSSYELTPGKNNMKPGGPEQRGNRKEARLGESQQGGRRGGRRDRAAKKVMEDEDGGEGDGGWTAQVDKRSRCGGCINHRETFLHNPQFMFEVGAKGEEVLICLQQEDRRVRRKDGGGDNLPIGFEVLKVEVNRCSRVQCVVEQAASSVYMDSRSVTLRATLATGRYVVLPTTFLPGATGRFLLRLFSHSHVSLRELKEDFPPPSLFQCFLPQPTVVTSVHLRRASGLSPPKETAPDVYAVVRCENDVIRTRVFKAEGNPEFNLRTLFYRRRPDTHISIELWGRGLLWDSLLGVARLQTAESERTRSHVIDVRGGQSGSGCRGCVHVETSSSVCLTDL
- the LOC117752052 gene encoding calpain-5-like isoform X2, which gives rise to MPERVSDFQGQSFHKLRRDCLRRGALFKDPLFPATAQSLFYKREPPPGLTWKRPREICKDPRLFVDGISTRDLHQGSLGNCWMVAAISCLASEPSLWKKVIPDHVEQEWNPKRTDLYAGIFHFRFWRLGRWMDVVVDDRLPVSGDGVLLFCRSATPREFWSALLEKAYAKLNSCYEALEGGNTAEALIDFTGGVSEPLGLDREALGLGSDHRRTFFQTLAKAHERKALITCSIRPAEGETVESVLDCGLVRGHAYGITAVKKVRLGERQLKTGGASRLFMVRMRNPWGTTDWTGAWSQRSQQWQQMSRAEREKMGLVVRDVGEFWMDFQDFCHYFTDVVVCRLVERALLWPSSHWREVRCYGEWAPAPNTPGSPPSAVSHSSYELTPGKNNMKPGGPEQRGNRKEARLGESQQGGRRGGRRDRAAKKVMEDEDGGEGDGGWTAQVDKRSRCGGCINHRETFLHNPQFMFEVGAKGEEVLICLQQEDRRVRRKDGGGDNLPIGFEVLKVEVNRCSRVQCVVEQAASSVYMDSRSVTLRATLATGRYVVLPTTFLPGATGRFLLRLFSHSHVSLRCVCVCVCVCVERLSVMFVR